A genomic region of Papaver somniferum cultivar HN1 chromosome 7, ASM357369v1, whole genome shotgun sequence contains the following coding sequences:
- the LOC113296012 gene encoding uncharacterized protein LOC113296012 — protein sequence MFEDMKAINKIKVSFHLLQILIASLFFQAASSSVKVEPKIVSRISFGSCANQSAPQPIWNAIVDFDPQLFIWLGDNIYGDIRRPFRVFGKQRTIGPWKNVPRFVPASKEEMQFRYQLAKSNPGYSRLRKKIQVIGTWDDHDYGLNDAGKEFTGKNTTQQLMLDFLDEPKNSPRRKQAGVYASYMFGPKGKQVKVIMLDTRYHRDPLSSDGSISGNSQWEWLAKELNGPKSEFTIIGSSIQVEGIKGLKGILRPLCVVLFDKQPSLQ from the exons ATGTTTGAAGATATGAAGGCAATTAATAAGATCAAAGTCTCGTTCCATCTTCTACAAATTCTCATCGCTTCGCTTTTCTTCCAAGCTGCTTCTTCGTCAGTGAAAGTGGAACCTAAAATTGTTTCTCGTATCTCATTTGGTTCTTGTGCTAATCAAAGTGCTCCTCAG CCCATTTGGAATGCAATTGTTGActttgatccccaacttttcatttGGCTGGGTGACAACATTTATGGAGACATCAGGCGCCCCTTTAGAGTATTTGGAAAGCAAAGGACAATTGGCCCATGGAAGAATGTTCCTAGGTTCGTCCCTGCATCTAAGGAAGAAATGCAGTTCAGGTATCAGTTGGCGAAAAGCAATCCAGGATATTCTCGTCTTAGGAAGAAAATACAG GTGATTGGCACATGGGATGACCATGATTATGGATTAAATGATGCTGGAAAGGAGTTTACTGGGAAAAACACCACTCAACAGCTAATGTTAGATTTCTTGGATGAACCAAAAAATAGCCCAAG GCGCAAACAGGCTGGTGTCTACGCCTCATATATGTTTGGCCCTAAAGGGAAACAAGTCAAG GTGATTATGCTAGACACCCGATACCACAGAGATCCATTGTCAAGTGACGGAAGTATTTCGGGAAACTCACAGTGGGAATGGTTAGCAAAAGAGTTGAATGGGCCAAAGTCAGAATTTACCATTATTGGATCTTCCATCCAG GTTGAAGGGATAAAGGGTCTTAAAGGAATTCTTAGGCCTTTATGTGTTGTATTGTTTGACAAGCAACCAAGCTTACAGTGA